Proteins from a single region of Aureibacter tunicatorum:
- the fmt gene encoding methionyl-tRNA formyltransferase has translation MKKELRIVYMGTPDFAVPPLKSLVENGYNVVGVITVPDKPKGRGQKVSTSAVKDYAVSQGLNILQPANLKAPEFLEELKSLEANLQVVVAFRMLPESVWSMPEYGTFNLHGSLLPQYRGAAPIHWAVINGEEKTGLTTFFLKHEIDTGSIIFREEEPIKEEDTVGDVYGRLMAKGGDLVLKTVKAIEEGDYTLTPQDESQELKHAPKIFKETCEVDWNQPTSVIYNFIRGLSPFPVAWTILEGQSFKIFNSSKELADDDRKPGEIWTDNKSFLKVKTLDGYISLNDLQMQGKKRMKVTDLLNGKKFNQ, from the coding sequence ATGAAAAAGGAATTAAGAATAGTATACATGGGGACGCCTGATTTTGCGGTTCCCCCTTTAAAATCACTTGTTGAAAATGGTTACAATGTAGTAGGAGTAATCACAGTACCGGACAAGCCCAAAGGAAGAGGCCAAAAAGTGAGTACATCAGCAGTGAAAGATTATGCGGTAAGCCAAGGTTTGAATATTTTGCAACCTGCAAATTTGAAAGCTCCGGAGTTCTTGGAAGAATTGAAATCGCTTGAAGCGAATCTTCAAGTTGTGGTTGCTTTCAGGATGTTGCCGGAATCAGTATGGTCAATGCCTGAATATGGAACATTCAATTTGCATGGTTCATTATTGCCTCAATATCGAGGAGCTGCACCTATTCATTGGGCTGTGATTAATGGAGAAGAAAAAACGGGTCTTACTACATTTTTCTTGAAGCATGAGATCGATACAGGAAGCATTATTTTCAGAGAAGAAGAACCGATCAAAGAGGAAGATACTGTTGGCGATGTGTACGGTAGGTTAATGGCCAAAGGCGGGGACTTGGTATTGAAGACTGTAAAGGCAATTGAAGAAGGTGATTATACATTGACGCCACAGGACGAATCCCAAGAACTGAAGCATGCGCCTAAGATTTTCAAGGAAACATGCGAAGTAGACTGGAATCAACCTACTAGCGTAATATATAATTTTATTAGAGGCTTGTCCCCATTTCCGGTAGCTTGGACTATTTTGGAAGGGCAGTCATTTAAAATTTTCAATTCGTCTAAAGAATTGGCTGATGACGATAGAAAGCCTGGTGAAATATGGACGGACAACAAGTCTTTCTTGAAGGTTAAGACCCTTGATGGATATATTTCACTTAATGATTTGCAAATGCAAGGCAAGAAAAGAATGAAAGTGACTGATTTACTAAACGGGAAAAAATTTAATCAATAG